Proteins encoded by one window of Rhinatrema bivittatum unplaced genomic scaffold, aRhiBiv1.1, whole genome shotgun sequence:
- the LOC115082288 gene encoding olfactory receptor 5F1-like, giving the protein MELRNHKNHSYVTEFLVVGLSSVQEPHIFLFLIFLAIYLITLMGNLLIFTLITSDSRLHSPMYFFLANLSLVDIIFSSATVPSLLTNVLGTKKTISFLGCFTQLYFFQYFMVVECYLLAVMAYDRYMAICHPLTYPIRMRRIVRIYLAAGCWISGLISSIVQVVSVSSLDFCGPNVVDHFFCDVTPLFKLSCSDTAISEGLFMLVVIFAGMGPLLFILTTYILIITAILKMRSTEGRHRTFSTCASHFIVVGLYYGSGIFSYIWPTTPYAVNKDMKVVAVLYTIVTPMLNPIIYSLRNREVKMALKKIISRKVLS; this is encoded by the coding sequence ATGGAGCTCAGGAACCACAAAAATCATTCTTATGTGACTGAATTCCTTGTTGTGGGACTCTCCAGTGTCCAGGAGCCACACATCTTCCTCTTCTTGATATTTCTTGCTATTTACCTCATCACCCTCATGGGGAACCTGCTTATCTTCACCCTCATCACTAGTGACTCCCGTCTTCACAgccccatgtatttcttcctgGCCAACCTCTCTTTGGTTGACATCATCTTCTCCTCTGCCACTGTCCCCAGCCTTCTCACCAATGTCCTGGGCACAAAGAAGACCATCTCCTTTTTGGGCTGTTTCACTCAATTATATTTCTTCCAATATTTTATGGTGGTAGAGTGTTACCTTCTGGCTGTTATGGCTTATGACCGCTATATGGCCATTTGCCATCCCTTGACTTACCCTATTCGAATGCGCAGGATAGTGCGTATCTACCTGGCAGCTGGCTGCTGGATAAGTGGCTTAATTAGCTCCATAGTCCAGGTGGTCTCTGTCTCTAGTCTGGACTTCTGTGGCCCCAATGTGGTAGACCACTTCTTCTGTGATGTTACACCCCTCTTCAAGCTCTCCTGCTCTGATACAGCCATTAGTGAGGGCCTCTTTATGTTGGTGGTGATATTTGCTGGGATGGGCCCTTTACTTTTTATCCTTACCACGTACATTCTCATTATCACAGCCATCCTGAAGATGCGTTCCACTGAGGGCAGGCACCGGACCTTCTCCACCTGTGCCTCTCACTTCATCGTGGTTGGGTTATACTATGGCAGTGGCATCTTCAGTTACATCTGGCCAACTACTCCCTATGCTGTGAACAAGGATATGAAGGTGGTGGCAGTGCTCTACACCATCGTCACCCCAATGTTGAATCCCATCATCTACAGCCTGAGGAACAGAGAGGTGAAGATGGCATTGAAGAAAATTATCAGCAGAAAGGTCCTGTCATAA